One region of Primulina tabacum isolate GXHZ01 chromosome 1, ASM2559414v2, whole genome shotgun sequence genomic DNA includes:
- the LOC142506837 gene encoding uncharacterized protein LOC142506837, producing the protein MAPGGRDRKGKEIAQESEAQNVRGLADIIKVRRGRPRGQVAQNVEEEVNQEPPRPERPGARQVAIEQEVEQLTQKVGGMQLIISQFQELRPPKFFGNESGEKAVGWLKSINHLFNLLEYSQDIKLKLAIYQQYVPPSYDAAKEEEFNQLVQGNKSVVEYASQFSALLPYVPHVARNDQAKLSRFLHGLQRIVHTLVMTGSPNTYIQAVEKAKKIEASSLRGDPQPGPSSVSQGSGSSMSMPVDLPPYQPVRSYQQPKQQRYKAKGKQFKKKSQSSSSSSGVQGTCHNCSQVGQYARVCPNAGRQQFQPQQFGQVPLGPIFRPYAPTQLFQQSSYPPPRGPIQQPFPRPQQAQVHALTQDQAQDAPGGVIAGICYVFDYPVRILIDTGASHSFLSPAFVDEHEIATILLLDTVSVATPVGVYLMSREIVLNYVIRFEGNIMITNLIKLAMTDFDCILVMDVLTNYRATVDCFHGVVRFRPYYGSKWNFYGFDSQSRIPLVSAIEMFRLLSIGNEGFFIYALDATREERLKVSDILVVKDFSDLNRATLKNKYPLPRIDDLFDQLQGTSVYSKIDLCSGYHQLIVREEDVPKTAFRTRYGHYEFLIWRHYPYGEKFVIYSDHKSLKYLFTQSDLNMRQCGWLELLKDFDCEIQYQPRRMNQVADALSRKVQPKMLASLTISKVHEHLETSEWTYHSKGDYFIVSSIQVEPQNVSKIKAAQRTDPHVHKLKELTQTGQSDKFSVVSDGCLRYNGRLVVPNLIDLKEAILREAHCSRHSVHPEIRKMYHILKSHYLWEGMKKVISDFVAKCLTCQQVKAERMRPGGMLHSLEVTH; encoded by the exons ATGGCACCTGGAGGAAGAGatagaaaaggaaaagaaattgCGCAGGAATCTGAGGCGCAAAATGTTCGAGGACTTGCAGATATCATTAAAGTTAGACGTGGTCGACCTCGAGGACAAGTTGCTCAAAATGTTGAAGAAGAAGTGAACCAAGAACCTCCTCGACCTGAAAGACCTGGAGCTAGACAGGTAGCGATTGAGCAAGAAGTGGAACAGCTGACACAGAAAGTTGGAGGAATGCAgttaataatttctcagttccaAGAATTACGTCCTCCAAAATTCTTTGGCAACGAGAGCGGAGAAAAAGCGGTAGGCTGGCTGAAAAGTATAAATCATCTATTTAATTTGTTGGAGTATTCCCAAGATATTAAATTGAAGCTTGCCATCTACCAAC AATATGTACCACCATCATATGATGCTGCTAAAGAAGAAGAGTTCAATCAATTGGTGCAGGGCAACAAATCAGTGGTGGAATATGCTTCACAGTTTTCTGCTCTTTTGCCTTATGTTCCACATGTTGCTAGGAATGATCAGGCTAAACTATCACGTTTTCTGCACGGGTTGCAGCGGATTGTTCATACTTTGGTAATGACTGGATCGCCTAATACATATATTCAAGCAGTGGAAAAGGCGAAGAAAATTGAAGCAAGTTCGCTCAGAGGAGACCCACAGCCAGGTCCATCATCTGTTTCTCAGGGATCTGGGAGTAGTATGTCGATGCCAGTGGATTTACCTCCATATCAGCCTGTACGGTCATACCAACAACCCAAACAGCAGAGGTACAAGGCAaaaggaaagcaattcaagaaaaaaTCTCAATCCAGCTCTTCCAGTTCAG GAGTTCAGGGGACTTGTCATAACTGTAGTCAGGTTGGACAATACGCCAGGGTATGTCCTAATGCAGGGAGACAGCAGTTCCAGCCACAGCAGTTTGGTCAAGTTCCCCTTGGACCAATCTTTAGACCATATGCTCCGACCCAATTATTTCAGCAGTCTAGTTACCCACCTCCTAGAGGTCCTATTCAGCAGCCATTTCCAAGGCCACAACAAGCCCAAGTCCATGCTTTGACTCAGGACCAGGCTCAGGATGCACCAGGAGGAGTAATTGCAGGTATTTGTTATGTTTTTGACTATCCTGTACGCATATTGATAgacacaggagcatctcattcatttttaTCTCCTGCATTtgttgatgagcatgagattgctacTATTCTTTTGTTGGATACTGTGTCAGTTGCTACTCCTGTCGGTGTATATTTGATGTCCCGTGAGATAGTTTTGAACTATGTGATTAGATTTGAGGGTAATATTATGATAACAAATCTAATCAAATTAGCcatgactgattttgactgtattttGGTTATGGATGTGTTGACGAATTATCGAGCCACTGTGGATTGTTTCcatggagttgtcagatttagaCCGTATTATGGCAgcaaatggaatttttatggttttGATTCACAGTCTCGAATTCCATTAGTATCTGCAATAGAAATGTTCAGGTTGTTGTCAATTGGCAATGAAGGATTTTTTATATATGCTCTTGATGCAACACGGGAAGAACGATTGAAAGTTTCAGACATTCTCGTTGTCAAGGatttttcagat TTGAATCGGGCTactttaaagaataaatatcctctgCCGCGTAttgatgacttgtttgatcagttgcagggtactTCTgtgtattctaagattgatctttgttccggatatcatcagcttATAGTCCGAGAGGAAGATGTTCCTAAGACAGCATTTCGGACACGTTACGGACACTATGAATTCCTG atatggcgtCATTATCCTTACGGAGAAAAATTtgtgatttattctgatcacaagagtttgaagtatcttTTCACACAGTCTgacttgaatatgagacagtgTGGATGGTTGGAATTGCttaaggactttgattgtgagattcagtaccAACCAAGGCGAATGAATCAAGTTGCAGATGCTCTGAGCAGAAAGGTTCAGCCTAAAATGTTGGCATCTTTGACTATTTCAAAGGTTCACGAGCATTTGGAAACTTCAGAATGGACTTATCACTCTAAAGGCGACTACTTTATAGTTTCatctattcaagttgaaccacaAAATGTTTCTAAAATTAAAGCAGCACAGAGAACTGATCCACATGTTCataaattgaaagaattgactcAGACAGGTCAATCAGACAAGTTCAGTGTTGTTTCAGATGGATGTCTGCGCTATAATGGTAGACTCGTGGTTCCAAATTTGATAGACTTAAAAGAAGCTATACTTCGAGAAGCTCATTGTAGTCGACACAGTGTTCATCCTGAAATCAGAAAGATGTATCATATCTTGAAATCCCATTACTTGTgggaaggtatgaagaaagTGATTTCTGACTTTGTGGCTAAATGTTTGACGTGCCAACAGGTTAAAGCTGAGAGAATGAGACCTGGTGGTATGTTACATAGTCTTGAAGTGACACACTGA